A stretch of Clostridium formicaceticum DNA encodes these proteins:
- a CDS encoding F0F1 ATP synthase subunit delta produces MAELIARKYAKALFEVAQEDNNLQPIREELNFIKEALGENENFKKLLHTPLITSNEKKDIVKNVFKDTLTNEVMNFLYILVDKGRVNHIEEIVKEFNVMADASKNMVEAVAITAIPLNKERLQKLQVQLSMASGKNVKLNNEVDESVIGGVLIKMGDKVIDGTLKSRLGHLKQQLSQVIL; encoded by the coding sequence ATGGCAGAATTAATAGCAAGAAAATATGCCAAGGCCCTATTTGAAGTTGCTCAAGAAGATAATAATCTTCAGCCTATTAGAGAAGAATTGAACTTTATTAAAGAAGCATTAGGAGAAAATGAGAATTTTAAAAAATTGTTGCATACCCCACTGATTACTTCAAATGAAAAGAAGGACATTGTTAAAAACGTTTTCAAAGATACATTGACCAATGAAGTGATGAACTTCTTGTATATTCTTGTAGATAAAGGAAGAGTCAATCATATCGAAGAGATTGTAAAAGAATTTAACGTGATGGCAGATGCTTCTAAAAACATGGTAGAGGCTGTTGCAATAACAGCAATTCCTCTAAACAAGGAAAGATTACAAAAACTACAGGTGCAGCTTTCCATGGCTTCTGGTAAAAATGTTAAGTTGAACAATGAAGTAGATGAAAGTGTGATCGGTGGCGTCCTCATAAAGATGGGGGACAAGGTAATTGATGGAACATTAAAAAGTCGACTTGGACATTTGAAGCAGCAGTTGTCGCAAGTTATATTATAG
- a CDS encoding glycosyltransferase family 4 protein: MDSYILAFLMAGFISYVLTPYAKKFAHKIGAIDVPKDNRRVHKKPIPRLGGLAIYIAFIASALMMTIMKSDLLHMDRQFIGIMVGATIIVLIGIIDDSKQISAKYKLLGQIVAALVVVYSGVRIEFITNILNKPTGMMWLEKSIIPVTVFWIVGITNTVNLIDGLDGLAAGVSSIAALSLAFVAYLTGQTEVMMLLIILAGSLLGFLPYNFNPAQIFMGDTGSLLVGFILATISIEGLIKSATTIAVAIPVLALGVPIFDTTFAIIRRLMNGRPIMEADKGHLHHRLLDQGLSQKQTVLVLYFISILLGASAIVISDTSKVTAYFILASISLAIFLGALRIGLIKKPQARKANS, encoded by the coding sequence ATGGATAGTTACATTTTGGCATTTCTTATGGCGGGGTTTATTTCTTATGTGCTGACCCCCTATGCAAAAAAGTTTGCTCATAAAATAGGCGCTATTGACGTTCCCAAGGACAACAGAAGAGTGCATAAAAAACCCATTCCTAGATTAGGGGGACTAGCTATCTATATTGCCTTTATAGCTTCTGCTTTAATGATGACAATAATGAAAAGCGATCTTCTACATATGGATCGTCAGTTTATAGGGATTATGGTGGGTGCTACAATTATTGTATTGATAGGAATCATAGATGATTCTAAACAAATTTCAGCAAAATACAAACTCTTAGGACAAATTGTAGCTGCCTTGGTTGTTGTTTACAGCGGTGTACGCATAGAGTTTATTACAAATATATTAAATAAACCGACAGGTATGATGTGGCTAGAAAAATCTATTATTCCAGTAACGGTTTTTTGGATTGTAGGTATTACCAATACCGTAAACCTGATTGACGGTTTAGATGGCTTAGCGGCGGGAGTTTCCTCTATTGCAGCTCTTTCTTTAGCTTTTGTAGCTTACTTAACTGGACAAACTGAAGTGATGATGCTATTGATTATTTTAGCCGGATCTCTTTTAGGTTTTTTACCTTATAATTTTAATCCAGCGCAAATTTTCATGGGAGACACAGGATCTCTTCTGGTGGGCTTCATTTTAGCCACGATTTCTATCGAGGGTTTGATCAAAAGTGCCACCACCATTGCTGTAGCCATTCCTGTGCTGGCTTTAGGGGTTCCGATTTTTGATACAACCTTTGCCATCATAAGAAGGCTGATGAATGGTAGGCCCATCATGGAGGCGGATAAAGGACATCTTCATCATAGACTACTGGATCAGGGCTTAAGCCAAAAACAAACGGTATTAGTATTATACTTTATCAGTATTTTATTAGGGGCTAGTGCTATTGTAATTTCTGATACAAGTAAAGTGACAGCTTACTTTATTCTAGCCAGCATTTCTTTAGCAATCTTTTTAGGGGCGCTTCGCATAGGCTTGATCAAGAAGCCTCAGGCACGAAAGGCCAACTCGTAG
- the atpA gene encoding F0F1 ATP synthase subunit alpha has protein sequence MNLRPEEISSVIKEQIKRYENKLEMKDVGTVIQVGDGIARIHGLEKCMAGELLQFPGEVYGMTLNLEEDNVGCVLLGSDDNIKEGDIVKRTERIVEVPVGEALLGRVVNALGQPIDGKGPINTDKYREVERVAPGIIARKSVHEPLQTGIKAIDSMIPIGRGQRELIIGDRQTGKTAIAIDTIINQKNTDVICIYVAIGQKKSTVAQIQDTLEKNGAMDYTIIVSATASELAPLQYLAPYAGCAMGEEFMENGKHVLIIYDDLSKHAVAYRAMSLLLRRPPGREAYPGDVFYLHSRLLERAAKLSDERGAGSLTALPLIETQAGDVSAYIPTNVISITDGQIFLESELFYSGVRPAVNAGISVSRVGGNAQIKAMKKVAGKLRLELAQYRELAAFAQFGSELDKETQARLAQGERIVEVLKQPQYRPVPVENQVMMIYAVTNKYLADIEVDQVGEFEKQFLEFVNGQYAEIGKTIVETGKLEGDIEEKLKAALEEFKKKFKAQ, from the coding sequence ATGAATCTCAGACCTGAAGAGATAAGCTCGGTAATCAAAGAGCAAATTAAAAGATATGAAAACAAACTTGAGATGAAGGACGTTGGAACTGTTATTCAGGTTGGTGATGGGATAGCAAGGATTCATGGTCTAGAAAAGTGTATGGCTGGAGAACTTTTACAGTTTCCTGGTGAAGTTTACGGTATGACATTAAACCTAGAAGAAGATAACGTAGGATGTGTACTTTTGGGTTCAGATGATAATATCAAAGAAGGTGACATTGTAAAGCGTACTGAAAGAATCGTAGAGGTACCAGTAGGCGAGGCCCTTCTAGGTCGTGTTGTAAATGCTTTAGGTCAGCCAATAGATGGAAAAGGTCCTATCAACACCGATAAGTATAGAGAAGTTGAAAGAGTAGCTCCTGGTATCATTGCCAGAAAATCTGTACATGAACCATTACAAACAGGAATCAAAGCGATAGACTCTATGATTCCTATTGGTAGAGGTCAGAGGGAGTTAATCATCGGCGATAGACAGACAGGTAAAACTGCTATTGCTATTGATACCATTATCAATCAAAAAAATACTGACGTAATCTGTATCTATGTAGCTATTGGTCAGAAGAAATCTACCGTAGCACAAATTCAAGATACATTAGAAAAGAACGGTGCAATGGATTATACCATTATCGTATCAGCTACCGCCAGTGAATTGGCACCGTTACAATATCTTGCTCCTTACGCTGGGTGTGCAATGGGAGAAGAGTTTATGGAAAATGGCAAGCATGTATTGATTATCTATGATGATTTATCAAAACATGCGGTGGCTTATCGTGCCATGTCTCTGTTATTAAGACGTCCTCCAGGTCGTGAGGCTTACCCTGGAGATGTATTCTATCTACACAGTAGATTGTTGGAAAGAGCAGCAAAGTTGAGTGACGAAAGAGGCGCTGGTTCTTTAACAGCCTTACCATTGATTGAAACACAGGCAGGAGACGTTTCTGCTTATATTCCAACCAACGTTATCTCTATTACAGATGGACAAATCTTCCTAGAGTCTGAATTATTCTACTCCGGCGTTCGTCCTGCGGTTAATGCTGGTATCTCTGTATCCAGGGTTGGTGGTAATGCGCAAATTAAAGCCATGAAGAAGGTTGCAGGAAAGCTTCGTCTTGAGCTGGCACAGTACAGAGAATTGGCGGCTTTTGCACAGTTTGGTTCTGAGTTAGATAAAGAAACCCAAGCAAGACTTGCGCAAGGGGAAAGGATTGTTGAAGTACTAAAACAACCACAGTACCGTCCAGTGCCAGTAGAAAATCAAGTTATGATGATTTACGCTGTAACCAACAAATATCTTGCTGATATCGAGGTAGACCAGGTAGGCGAGTTTGAAAAACAATTCCTAGAGTTTGTCAATGGCCAGTATGCGGAAATCGGTAAAACCATTGTAGAAACTGGTAAATTAGAAGGTGATATAGAAGAGAAGTTAAAGGCAGCGCTAGAGGAGTTCAAGAAGAAGTTTAAGGCCCAATAG
- the atpE gene encoding ATP synthase F0 subunit C: MENTNFIMMFLEWLMSFDRRAVILAASAIGAGLTMIAGIGPGVGQGYAAGKGAEAVSYNPKSGKQATMIMLLGAAVAETSGILSLVIALIMLFANPLVNLQGATIIVAASAIGAGLSMIAGIGPGIGQGYAAGKGTEMVGKRPKHQSAIVRAMFLGQAVAQTTGIYAMIIALVLMFANPLIGLL, from the coding sequence TTGGAAAACACGAACTTTATTATGATGTTTTTGGAATGGCTAATGTCCTTTGATCGAAGAGCTGTCATCCTAGCAGCCTCTGCTATAGGTGCAGGTCTTACAATGATTGCAGGTATTGGGCCGGGGGTAGGTCAAGGCTATGCTGCCGGTAAGGGAGCAGAGGCTGTAAGCTATAACCCCAAAAGTGGAAAACAAGCTACTATGATCATGCTGCTGGGGGCAGCGGTGGCAGAAACCTCCGGGATTTTATCCCTGGTTATTGCCTTAATTATGCTGTTTGCTAACCCGCTAGTGAATCTACAGGGAGCAACCATTATTGTTGCAGCTTCAGCCATAGGAGCAGGTCTTTCCATGATTGCTGGTATTGGCCCTGGAATAGGTCAAGGCTATGCTGCTGGTAAAGGAACTGAAATGGTAGGAAAAAGACCTAAGCATCAATCAGCTATTGTAAGAGCCATGTTTTTAGGTCAAGCGGTAGCTCAAACTACCGGTATTTATGCTATGATTATCGCGCTAGTATTGATGTTTGCGAATCCGCTTATTGGATTGCTTTAA
- the atpE gene encoding ATP synthase F0 subunit C: MEPITGRALVLAASAIGAGLAMIAGIGPGIGQGYAAGKGAEGVGRQPEAQADIVRTMLLGAAVAETTGIYGLIIALILLFANPLINLL, encoded by the coding sequence ATGGAACCAATTACAGGTAGAGCATTAGTATTAGCAGCTTCAGCTATAGGAGCAGGATTAGCAATGATCGCAGGTATCGGACCTGGTATAGGTCAGGGATATGCCGCTGGTAAAGGTGCAGAAGGGGTAGGAAGACAACCAGAAGCGCAGGCAGATATCGTAAGAACGATGTTACTAGGTGCAGCGGTTGCGGAAACAACAGGTATCTACGGATTAATTATTGCTTTAATCCTATTATTTGCAAATCCACTGATCAACCTATTGTAG
- a CDS encoding NusG domain II-containing protein, translating into MTKADVVLIIMVFILSIVSIFTIPKLLTSGENGKMIVVYLDGEVIHRFPLEEHEESEFIEFPFTVNNVEYTGRLETKDGYVRLHRLPDEISPLSIHADMGWIREPYQMIVSLPIKMYIAIEETEEEELPFDIIVQ; encoded by the coding sequence ATGACAAAAGCAGACGTTGTATTGATTATTATGGTTTTTATATTAAGCATCGTTTCTATTTTCACCATACCAAAGCTTTTGACCTCTGGTGAAAACGGAAAAATGATTGTTGTTTATTTAGACGGAGAAGTGATTCATCGCTTTCCCTTAGAGGAACATGAGGAATCGGAATTTATTGAGTTTCCTTTTACAGTAAATAATGTAGAATATACCGGTAGGCTGGAAACAAAGGATGGTTATGTAAGACTTCATAGATTACCAGATGAGATTTCTCCACTATCGATTCATGCAGATATGGGTTGGATTCGAGAACCTTATCAAATGATTGTTAGTCTTCCCATCAAAATGTATATTGCTATTGAAGAAACAGAAGAAGAGGAACTACCTTTTGATATCATTGTACAGTAA
- a CDS encoding ATP synthase subunit I — protein MFKRTKGSDGMDGIWDTQLKIMKGVLIVNGIIGVLAVFIAKPPMPFLTGLLFGTMIALLNFRLLSLTLNKAVQLQPHQARVYAASRYILRYIIIGIVLYISVKAEHIHALGTIIGVITLKFVVLQKELFNNKQYFKNIFKRKEAE, from the coding sequence ATGTTCAAAAGAACAAAAGGAAGTGATGGCATGGATGGTATATGGGATACACAATTGAAAATTATGAAAGGTGTTCTGATCGTAAACGGGATCATAGGGGTGCTAGCGGTTTTTATAGCAAAACCTCCAATGCCTTTTTTGACGGGGTTGCTGTTTGGCACCATGATAGCCCTGCTTAATTTTAGACTGCTTTCTCTTACCCTGAACAAAGCAGTACAGCTACAGCCTCATCAGGCTAGGGTTTATGCTGCATCCAGGTATATTTTACGCTATATCATCATAGGAATAGTGCTATACATTTCAGTAAAGGCAGAACATATTCACGCACTGGGGACGATTATTGGTGTGATTACATTGAAGTTTGTTGTGCTGCAAAAAGAATTGTTTAATAATAAACAATATTTTAAAAATATATTCAAAAGAAAGGAGGCAGAATAA
- the atpG gene encoding ATP synthase F1 subunit gamma — protein sequence MAGLGMRDIKRRIKSVNSTKQITKAMELVSSAKLRKAREGLEKTKPYFSTIGRTVEEIISSTKGIQHAFLKQREVKKTGYIVITADRGLCGGYNTNVIKTTVNHMETKGKTSVIVIGQKGRDFFKKRGYDLDGEFTHISESPTFADAQSIGNLATELYKQELVDEVYLVYTEFLSTINQKPKVTKLLPIELSEESAKNVKPKEDEEFMSYEPSPEAVLSYLIPKYIESMIYGALVESATSEQGARRVAMESATDNATEMIGDLQLQYNRARQASITQEIAEIVGGAEALK from the coding sequence TTGGCTGGACTAGGAATGCGGGATATTAAAAGACGTATTAAAAGTGTTAACAGTACAAAGCAGATTACAAAGGCGATGGAACTAGTTTCTTCGGCAAAGTTAAGAAAAGCTAGAGAGGGTTTAGAAAAAACAAAACCTTACTTTAGTACCATAGGAAGAACGGTTGAAGAAATTATCTCCTCCACAAAAGGAATACAACATGCGTTTTTGAAGCAAAGAGAAGTGAAAAAGACAGGTTATATCGTCATCACTGCCGATAGAGGCTTGTGTGGTGGATACAATACAAATGTTATCAAAACCACAGTAAATCATATGGAGACAAAAGGTAAGACATCTGTTATTGTCATCGGCCAAAAAGGGAGAGACTTCTTCAAGAAGCGTGGATATGACTTAGACGGAGAATTTACCCATATCTCAGAGAGTCCTACCTTTGCAGATGCTCAAAGTATAGGAAATCTAGCCACAGAGCTATATAAACAGGAATTGGTAGATGAAGTGTACTTAGTATACACGGAGTTTTTAAGTACGATTAATCAAAAGCCAAAAGTCACAAAGCTTCTGCCTATAGAATTATCAGAAGAAAGTGCTAAAAATGTCAAGCCTAAAGAGGATGAAGAGTTCATGTCTTATGAACCATCTCCTGAGGCAGTACTGAGCTACTTAATTCCTAAGTATATCGAGAGTATGATTTATGGTGCTTTGGTGGAGTCTGCTACCAGTGAGCAGGGCGCTAGAAGGGTAGCGATGGAAAGTGCTACGGATAATGCTACGGAAATGATTGGAGATTTACAACTACAATACAACCGTGCAAGACAAGCCTCCATCACACAAGAAATTGCAGAAATTGTTGGGGGAGCAGAGGCACTAAAATAA
- the atpF gene encoding F0F1 ATP synthase subunit B codes for MQQGLVEFGWTFVFQIVNTLIIFLVLRRFLFKPTTEFMENRTKGIEDAIEEAATKNKEAEELKTQYEAKLDNIKDERNQIIKEATKRAEERSEEIIKAAQAEAEKIIEKGQQDIQRERQKTVNELKDQISTLAIMAASKVIEEELNEKAHKKMIEQFIKEVGETQWQN; via the coding sequence ATGCAACAAGGATTGGTGGAATTTGGATGGACCTTTGTATTTCAGATTGTGAATACACTGATTATATTTTTAGTCCTTAGACGTTTCTTATTTAAGCCTACAACGGAATTTATGGAAAATAGAACAAAAGGTATAGAAGATGCCATTGAAGAGGCAGCGACAAAAAATAAAGAAGCAGAAGAGCTAAAAACACAATATGAAGCAAAATTAGACAATATCAAAGATGAAAGAAATCAAATCATCAAAGAAGCTACAAAGCGTGCTGAAGAAAGAAGCGAAGAGATTATCAAGGCTGCGCAAGCAGAAGCTGAAAAAATCATAGAAAAAGGGCAACAGGACATTCAAAGAGAAAGACAGAAAACAGTAAACGAATTAAAGGATCAAATCTCTACATTGGCGATTATGGCAGCTTCTAAGGTTATCGAAGAGGAGTTAAATGAAAAAGCTCACAAGAAGATGATCGAACAATTTATTAAAGAGGTAGGGGAAACACAATGGCAGAATTAA
- the wecB gene encoding non-hydrolyzing UDP-N-acetylglucosamine 2-epimerase: MDKLKVMTIFGTRPEAIKMAPLVKKLQETEEIQSVLCVTAQHREMLDMVLDLFELKPDYDLNIMQHGQTISDITVKVLKGVEEILQEVKPDIVLVHGDTTTTFVGSLAAFYQQVAVGHVEAGLRSGNIYSPYPEEMNRRLTGHLANLHFAPTEGNYKNLVKEGIGEEKIFVTGNTVIDALLQVVKEDYLFDNPLLNQIDYVNKKVLVMTCHRRENWGEPMENIFKAVVEIAEKHKDVEVIFPVHLNPNIRNLAKQIMGEAGNIHLIEPLDYEPFANLLSKAHLILTDSGGIQEEAPALGKPILVLRTETERPEAVEAGTVKVVGVEKQKIVEEVDKLLKSPSHYLEMATAINPYGDGRACERIVGALKYHFKLSKEKPEVFKR, encoded by the coding sequence ATGGATAAATTAAAGGTAATGACAATCTTTGGTACACGACCAGAGGCCATAAAAATGGCCCCCTTGGTAAAAAAATTACAGGAGACAGAGGAAATCCAATCTGTACTTTGTGTTACAGCGCAGCATAGAGAAATGCTGGATATGGTGTTGGATTTGTTTGAATTAAAACCAGACTATGATCTAAATATTATGCAACATGGTCAGACCATATCAGATATTACTGTGAAGGTACTGAAGGGTGTGGAAGAGATTCTACAGGAAGTGAAACCCGACATTGTGTTGGTCCATGGGGATACTACGACAACCTTTGTAGGAAGTTTAGCAGCTTTTTATCAACAGGTTGCAGTAGGCCATGTAGAAGCAGGCTTGAGAAGCGGCAACATTTACTCTCCTTATCCAGAGGAAATGAATAGAAGACTTACAGGACATCTAGCTAACTTGCATTTTGCTCCTACAGAGGGAAATTATAAGAACCTTGTGAAGGAAGGCATAGGAGAAGAAAAGATTTTTGTTACAGGCAACACCGTGATAGATGCCTTACTACAGGTAGTAAAAGAGGACTATCTATTTGATAATCCCCTACTGAACCAAATTGATTATGTCAACAAAAAAGTCCTGGTGATGACATGCCACCGCAGAGAAAATTGGGGAGAACCTATGGAAAATATCTTCAAGGCAGTGGTGGAGATTGCTGAAAAGCATAAGGATGTGGAAGTGATTTTTCCAGTACATTTAAATCCCAACATAAGAAATCTAGCAAAACAGATCATGGGGGAAGCAGGGAACATACATCTTATCGAACCCCTTGACTATGAACCCTTTGCTAATCTTCTTAGCAAAGCTCATCTTATCCTGACTGATTCTGGAGGGATTCAAGAAGAAGCACCTGCTTTGGGAAAACCCATTTTAGTTTTAAGGACAGAAACAGAAAGGCCGGAGGCGGTGGAGGCAGGTACTGTGAAGGTAGTAGGAGTAGAGAAGCAGAAAATTGTCGAAGAAGTAGATAAGCTATTAAAAAGTCCCTCGCATTATTTAGAGATGGCAACTGCTATAAATCCCTATGGAGACGGCAGAGCCTGTGAAAGAATTGTTGGGGCATTAAAGTATCACTTTAAGCTTTCCAAAGAAAAGCCTGAAGTCTTTAAGCGGTAA
- a CDS encoding F0F1 ATP synthase subunit epsilon: protein MASKFHLDIVTPDRTFYNDEVEMTVVRTSEGDLGIMNDHISMVAPIKIGKMKIKVDGNTKEAAIAAGFVKIEQGKTTIIVDAAEWPEEIDVRRAEEAKQRAEKRLGDSRENIDLVRAEIALRKAINRLEVVQSSKSR, encoded by the coding sequence ATGGCTTCCAAGTTTCATCTAGATATCGTGACCCCCGATAGAACCTTCTACAACGATGAAGTAGAAATGACAGTGGTACGAACCTCTGAAGGAGATCTAGGAATTATGAATGATCATATTTCTATGGTGGCACCTATAAAAATCGGGAAGATGAAAATAAAAGTAGACGGTAACACCAAGGAGGCTGCTATTGCTGCTGGTTTTGTAAAGATAGAACAAGGCAAAACCACCATCATTGTGGATGCAGCAGAATGGCCGGAGGAAATTGATGTAAGAAGGGCAGAAGAAGCGAAACAAAGGGCTGAAAAACGATTGGGAGACAGTCGTGAAAATATCGACCTTGTAAGAGCAGAAATTGCTTTAAGAAAAGCCATCAATAGACTAGAAGTGGTACAAAGTTCAAAAAGTAGATAA
- the atpD gene encoding F0F1 ATP synthase subunit beta codes for MPEANVGKLVQIIGPVVDIKFSSDNLPALLNAIVIEGKDHKVTVEVAQHIGDDTVRCVAMSSTEGLVRGMDATDTGAPITVPVGKATLGRIFNVLGEVVDEKEDVKSKFHSPIHRAAPSFEEQEASTEILETGIKVVDLIAPYAKGGKIGLFGGAGVGKTVLIMELINNIAKEHGGLSVFAGVGERTREGNDLYHEMIESGVIDKTTLVYGQMNEPPGARMRVGLTGLTMAEYFRDQEGQDVLLFIDNIFRFTQAGSEVSALLGRMPSAVGYQPTLATEMGALQERITSTKKGSITSVQAVYVPADDLTDPAPATTFAHLDATTVLSRQISELGIYPAVDPLDSNSRILDPAVVGQEHYEVARGVQAVLQRYKELQDIIAILGMDELSDEDKLTVARARKIQRFLSQPFHVAEQFTGMAGKYVPIKESIRGFKEILEGKHDDLPESAFLFVGTIEEARENAKRSE; via the coding sequence ATGCCTGAAGCAAATGTAGGTAAATTGGTACAAATCATTGGACCAGTTGTAGATATAAAATTCAGCAGTGACAACCTACCGGCCCTATTGAACGCTATTGTAATAGAGGGTAAAGACCACAAGGTTACAGTAGAAGTAGCACAACATATTGGGGATGATACTGTAAGATGCGTTGCCATGAGTTCTACTGAAGGATTGGTAAGAGGTATGGATGCGACAGATACAGGGGCTCCAATTACTGTGCCGGTAGGAAAGGCAACATTAGGTAGAATATTTAATGTATTGGGAGAAGTAGTGGATGAAAAGGAAGATGTGAAATCTAAGTTCCATTCTCCAATTCACCGTGCGGCTCCTAGTTTTGAAGAGCAGGAAGCATCAACTGAGATTCTTGAAACAGGAATCAAGGTTGTTGACTTAATCGCTCCTTATGCAAAGGGTGGAAAAATCGGTCTTTTTGGCGGTGCTGGGGTTGGTAAAACAGTATTGATTATGGAATTAATCAACAACATCGCAAAAGAACACGGTGGACTTTCTGTATTTGCAGGGGTTGGTGAGAGAACAAGAGAAGGAAACGACCTTTATCATGAAATGATTGAATCTGGCGTTATTGATAAGACAACACTTGTATATGGTCAGATGAATGAACCGCCAGGAGCTAGAATGAGGGTTGGACTTACAGGACTTACTATGGCAGAATACTTCAGAGATCAAGAAGGCCAAGACGTACTTTTATTTATAGACAATATCTTCCGATTTACACAAGCCGGTAGTGAGGTTTCAGCGCTGTTGGGTCGTATGCCAAGTGCCGTTGGTTATCAGCCTACACTGGCAACGGAGATGGGAGCATTACAGGAACGTATTACTTCTACAAAGAAGGGATCTATTACCTCGGTACAAGCAGTATATGTACCTGCCGATGACTTAACAGACCCTGCTCCAGCTACAACCTTTGCCCACTTGGATGCAACAACCGTACTTTCTCGACAGATTTCTGAGTTGGGTATCTATCCAGCGGTGGATCCATTGGACTCCAACTCAAGAATCCTTGACCCTGCTGTTGTAGGACAAGAACATTACGAGGTTGCCCGTGGGGTACAGGCAGTATTACAAAGATATAAAGAACTTCAAGATATTATTGCAATCCTTGGTATGGATGAGCTTTCTGATGAGGATAAACTTACAGTTGCTCGTGCCAGAAAAATTCAGCGTTTCCTATCACAGCCTTTCCATGTTGCAGAACAGTTTACAGGAATGGCTGGAAAGTATGTTCCAATTAAAGAAAGCATCAGAGGATTTAAAGAAATTTTGGAAGGTAAGCATGATGACTTACCAGAATCAGCTTTTCTATTTGTAGGAACCATAGAGGAAGCAAGAGAGAACGCAAAAAGAAGCGAATAA
- a CDS encoding AtpZ/AtpI family protein yields MSTQKGKGNLLENLALISQIGISMIIPIIGGLYIGRWLDTKVGTQPIFLFVFIVMGVGAAFVNLFKITTKDVQKNKRK; encoded by the coding sequence ATGTCGACACAAAAAGGAAAAGGAAATCTACTAGAAAATCTTGCGCTCATAAGTCAGATAGGTATCTCCATGATTATACCTATTATTGGAGGCCTTTATATAGGTAGATGGTTAGACACGAAGGTAGGGACGCAGCCGATATTTTTATTTGTTTTCATTGTGATGGGGGTAGGGGCTGCTTTTGTCAACCTCTTTAAAATCACAACAAAGGATGTTCAAAAGAACAAAAGGAAGTGA
- the atpB gene encoding F0F1 ATP synthase subunit A: MEFGPKVIFELPFLGGIPITETVVNTWIIMIVLTVFAIISGKGFKKVPRGKQNVVEVIVDAMNNLTVQTMGKDKKAFASYMGSLFFLLLFANLFGLLGLRPPTADMNTTFALAILTFILIHGSGVKRKGLGTYLKGFLEPFPLLLPMNIIGELATPISLSFRLFGNIIGGVIIMSLLYGGLIGFSSMVGLGVFPIFQAGIPVVFHLYFDVFAGVLQTFIFMMLSMVFISIAMD, from the coding sequence ATGGAGTTTGGCCCAAAAGTCATATTTGAACTTCCTTTTTTAGGGGGCATTCCTATCACAGAAACTGTAGTCAACACATGGATTATCATGATTGTTCTAACAGTGTTTGCCATCATTAGTGGCAAAGGTTTTAAGAAGGTACCTAGAGGGAAGCAAAATGTAGTAGAAGTCATTGTAGATGCTATGAACAATCTAACAGTGCAGACGATGGGGAAAGATAAAAAAGCTTTTGCCAGTTATATGGGAAGTCTTTTCTTTCTATTATTGTTTGCCAACCTATTTGGTCTTTTAGGACTTAGACCCCCGACAGCGGATATGAATACAACCTTTGCTTTAGCTATTTTAACATTCATCCTCATCCACGGTTCTGGGGTAAAAAGAAAGGGACTTGGTACCTACCTCAAGGGATTTTTAGAACCTTTTCCTTTGTTGTTACCAATGAACATTATTGGAGAGCTGGCTACACCAATATCTCTTTCCTTCCGTCTATTTGGTAACATCATAGGTGGAGTGATTATTATGTCCTTGCTGTATGGCGGCTTAATAGGTTTTAGCAGCATGGTGGGATTAGGCGTGTTCCCAATCTTTCAGGCTGGAATTCCAGTAGTGTTTCACCTGTACTTTGATGTTTTTGCAGGTGTATTACAAACATTTATCTTCATGATGTTATCAATGGTATTTATTTCAATCGCAATGGATTAA